One part of the Syngnathus acus chromosome 17, fSynAcu1.2, whole genome shotgun sequence genome encodes these proteins:
- the LOC119136919 gene encoding plasminogen activator inhibitor 1 RNA-binding protein-like codes for MPGHLQEGFGCVVTNRFDQLPDDESDPSEILKAAENKKKEAAAAGSAKSAAQASKPPKKESQKDRKNTLADKKDEPQPPVPLKKEGMRRVGRRPEQQQGHQGSQQQGGQGDGRPGDKRPDRRPPRERRFEKPAEGDGPDFPAEKPFGDRPPRGRGGGRGGRGGRGRGMGRGDAFDSRGKRDFDRHSGADKLNQKSEKRSGSGSHNWGNVKEQVSEAEPSPAPAAETTTEGEEQAPAGSENKENEAEDVKPEGPREMTLDEWKAMQDKERTKVEFNIRKANEGTDSQWKKGYVLHKSKSEDRPVGTLIDAPETEVDAQSLYQKGTADESTEHHFRKPANDITSQLEINFGDLGRPGRGRGGPRGGRGARGGGGGRPVRSGPGRSEKASGVSVPNVDDPEAFPALA; via the exons ATGCCCGGGCACCTGCAGGAAGGCTTCGGCTGCGTCGTAACCAACCGCTTCGATCAGCTACCGGACGACGAGTCGGACCCGTCGGAGATCCTGAAAGCTGCCGAGAACAAGAAGAAGGAGGCGGCCGCCGCTGGCTCCGCTAAGAGCGCCGCTCAAGCCTCCAAGCCGCCCAAGAAGGAGTCACAGAAGGATAGGAAGAACACGCTCGCGGATAAGAAGGACGAGCCCCAACCGCCGGTGCCGCTGAAAAAAGAAG GTATGAGGCGAGTGGGTCGACGGCCAGAACAGCAGCAGGGTCACCAGGGCTCGCAGCAGCAGGGGGGCCAAGGTGACGGGCGACCCGGAGACAAACGGCCAGACCGCAGACCCCCTCGAGAGCGACGCTTTGAGAAACCGGCCGAGGGAGACGGCCCCGACTTCCCTGCGGAGAA GCCCTTCGGAGACCGACCACCAAGAGggcgcggcggcggccgagGTGGCCGCGGAGGCCGAGGGCGGGGCATGGGCAGAGGGGACGCTTTCGACTCTCGCGGAAAACGAGACTTTGACAGACACAGCGGCGCTGACAAATT GAATCAGAAAAGCGAGAAGCGCAGTGGCAGCGGCTCACACAACTGGGGGAATGTGAAGGAGCAAGTCAG CGAGGCCGAACCGAGCCCCGCCCCCGCTGCCGAGACCACCACGGAGGGTGAGGAGCAGGCGCCCGCCGGCTCGGAGAATAA GGAGAACGAGGCGGAAGACGTGAAACCGGAAGGCCCCCGAGAGATGACGCTGGACGAGTGGAAGGCCATGCAGGACAAGGAGCGCACTAAGGTGGAGTTCAACATCCGCAAGGCCAACGAGGGTACCGACAGCCAGTGGAAGAAAGGATACGTGCTGCACAAGTCCAAAAGCGAAGAT AGGCCTGTCGGAACTTTGATTGACGCCCCGGAAACAGAAGTCGACGCGCAAAGCCTGTACCAAAAG GGCACTGCGGACGAATCCACCGAGCACCACTTCCGCAAGCCGGCCAACGACATCACCTCTCAGCTGGAGATCAACTTTGGAGACCTGGGCCGCCCCGGCCGCGGGCGCGGGGGCCCTCGCGGGGGCAGGGGGGCCCGCGGCGGGGGAGGCGGCAGGCCAGTGCGCAGCGGCCCGGGCCGCTCTGAAAAG GCAAGTGGCGTGTCGGTCCCCAACGTGGATGACCCCGAGGCCTTCCCCGCCCTGGCCTGA
- the LOC119136920 gene encoding 3-keto-steroid reductase/17-beta-hydroxysteroid dehydrogenase 7-like codes for MGIGPPSNGFCLVYSFVNYCQSNGNNYQSDMEKVVIVTGANSGIGLALCERLLSEHIQLRLCLACRNMNRAEAARSALLASHAKARVDLLQLDVGSVQSVLAAAGELRSRYKRIDFLYLNAGIMPNPQVDVKAFFKGLFSSKAINMFATAEGLLTQQDRLNCDGLQEVFATNLFGHFLLVRELEPLLCEAGHTSHVVWTSSSNARRTAFSIEDIQHKNGTEPYSSSKYASDMLSVALNRHKNSQGLFSSVICPGLVMTNLTYGILPSFFWTLIMPFMWLIRIFTNTFTLTPYNGAGSLHWLFLQAPEALDPRAKYHSLTSGLGANYTEPRQMDIDDSMCEALYEKLLELEKDIRRRLTC; via the exons ATGGGAATTGGACCGCCCTCGAACGGGTTCTGTCTGGTTTATTCATTCGTAAACTATTGTCAGTCTAACGGGAACAACTACCAGTCAGACATGGAGAAAGTTGTCATTGTAACCGGCGCGAACAG TGGTATCGGTCTTGCTTTATGCGAAAGGCTTCTGAGCGAGCACATCCAGCTCCGTTTGTGTCTGGCGTGCAGAAACATGAACCGGGCCGAGGCTGCCCGCTCTGCCCTCTTGGCGTCTCACGCCAAGGCCCGAGTGGATTTACTGCAGCTGGATGTGGGTTCTGTGCAGTCGGTGCTCGCTGCTGCCGGAGAACTCAGATCCAG GTACAAAAGAATTGACTTTTTGTATCTAAATGCAGGAATAATGCCCAATCCACAGGTGGATGTAAAAGCTTTTTTCAAAGGTTTGTTCTCAAG TAAGGCCATCAACATGTTTGCCACAGCAGAGGGTCTCTTAACACAGCAGGACCGCCTCAACTGTGACGGTCTCCAGGAGGTTTTCGCCACAAACCTATTTGGTCATTTCCTCCTG GTCAGAGAGCTGGAGCCTCTATTGTGCGAGGCGGGTCACACGTCACATGTGGTGTGGACCTCTTCGAGTAACGCCCGTCGCACTGCCTTCAGCATTGAGGACATCCAGCACAAAAATGGGACGGAGCCCTACAGCTCGTCCAAGTATGCCTCTGACATGCTCAGTGTGGCCCTGAACAGACACAAGAACAGCCAG GGGCTTTTCTCCTCCGTCATATGTCCTGGACTGGTGATGACCAATCTCACTTATGGTATCCTGCCCTCCTTCTTCTGGACTTTAATCATGCCATTCATGTGGCTG ATCAGGATCTTCACCAATACTTTTACTCTCACGCCATATAACGGAGCGGGGTCACTG CATTGGCTGTTCCTTCAAGCGCCAGAGGCTCTGGACCCACGAGCAAAATATCACAGCTTAACATCAGGACTTGGTGCAAACTACACGGAGCCACGGCAA ATGGACATTGACGACAGTATGTGCGAGGCGCTTTATGAAAAACTACTTGAATTGGAGAAAGACATCAGGAGAAGACTCACTTGCTGA